From one Misgurnus anguillicaudatus chromosome 2, ASM2758022v2, whole genome shotgun sequence genomic stretch:
- the pigr gene encoding polymeric immunoglobulin receptor, producing the protein MMFLKLLAVLVVGQLQGSYCTVTTTGNLAILEGQSVTVPCHYNPQYISHVKYWCQGLMKDFCTSLARTDNPESAPNGNGRVTIADDPTQHVFTVSMRDLMEKDSGWYWCGVEIGGMWTSDSTASLHISVDQGVSVLNSMVSADEGSSVSVQSIYSQNLRSNEKRWCRSGDLSSCVVTNSNGTFSGRNLIIHDDRKSVFTVTLQHLEMRDSGWYWLAAGQHQVSVRVSVTPRATNTTTSPVQILRSTAAFPVMKSNDSHSHFQSPLIVCGVVLLVITAFLVIWKLRQQYKNKHKYRETREINDNLTMVPWREVDYKNTSVIFLNTPASAGAHVLMENV; encoded by the exons ATGATGTTTCTAAAACTTCTAGCTGTTCTTGTTGTTGGTCAACTTCAAG GTTCCTACTGCACGGTAACCACCACAGGAAATCTGGCTATACTGGAGGGTCAGTCTGTTACTGTTCCCTGTCACTACAACCCACAGTACATCAGCCATGTAAAATATTGGTGCCAAGGCCTGATGAAAGACTTCTGCACCAGCCTGGCTCGCACCGATAACCCTGAATCAGCCCCTAACGGGAATGGACGGGTGACGATCGCTGATGACCCCACTCAGCACGTGTTCACCGTGAGCATGCGGGACCTGATGGAGAAGGATTCAGGGTGGTACTGGTGTGGGGTGGAGATTGGAGGAATGTGGACTTCTGACAGCACCGCCTCTCTTCATATCAGTGTTGATCAGG GTGTGTCAGTGTTGAACAGTATGGTTAGTGCAGATGAAGGAAGTAGCGTCAGTGTTCAGTCTATCTACAGTCAGAACCTTAG GTCCAATGAGAAGAGGTGGTGCCGTAGCGGTGACTTGAGCTCGTGCGTAGTTACAAACTCTAATGGAACATTCAGCGGTAGGAACTTGATCATTCATGATGACAGGAAAAGCGTCTTCACCGTAACCTTACAGCACCTGGAGATGAGGGATTCGGGATGGTACTGGTTAGCAGCTGGTCAACACCAGGTGTCTGTCCGTGTGTCAGTCACACCACGAGCTACAA ACACCACAACGTCTCCTGTCCAAATTTTGAGGTCAACAGCTGCGTTTCCTGTTATGAAGTCAAATGACTCTCACAG TCATTTTCAGTCTCCGTTGATCGTGTGTGGGGTTGTGCTGTTGGTGATCACTGCATTTCTGGTCATTTGGAAGTTGAGACAACAATATA aGAACAAGCACAAATATCGAGAGACAAGAGAAATAAATGATAATCTCACA ATGGTACCATGGAGAGAAGTGGACTATAAGAACACATCAGTAATATTCCTGAACACGCCAGCTTCAGCAGGTGCACATGTTTTAATGGAGAACGTGTGA